A single window of Nematostella vectensis chromosome 4, jaNemVect1.1, whole genome shotgun sequence DNA harbors:
- the LOC5516649 gene encoding dynein light chain LC6, flagellar outer arm translates to MSERKAVIKNADMAEDMQTDAIECATQALEKFNIEKDIAAFIKKEFDKKYNPTWHCIVGRNFGSYVTHETKHFIYFYLGQVAILLFKSG, encoded by the coding sequence ATGTCTGAAAGGAAAGCAGTAATAAAAAATGCCGACATGGCAGAAGATATGCAAACTGATGCTATTGAATGCGCCACACAAGCACTAGAGAAATTCAACATCGAGAAAGACATCGCGGCTTTCATCAAGAAAGAGTTTGACAAGAAATACAACCCTACATGGCATTGCATCGTTGGCAGGAACTTCGGCTCTTATGTGACACACGAGACCAAGCATTTTATCTACTTTTACCTCGGACAAGTTGCTATTCTGTTGTTCAAGTCTGGATGA